The nucleotide window TTTTCCAGCCAAGATATTATTCAGAAAATTAGCCTTGTTGCGCAGTTCCATCACAGCATCGATGATCTTTTGAGCTTCTTTGATGAGTTCGCCACCGGCATCTGTCGTCCTGATCGGATGTGTGGTCCTGTCAAATATCTTAACATCCAGCTCATCTTCAAACTTTTGGATCATTGCACTCAAAGTAGGCTGAGTGATAAAACAGGCTTGTGCAGCTTTGCCAAAATGTTTATATTTATCTACTGCAATCAAATATTCTAACTGTTGGATATTCACGACTTGTAATTTATTTTATCTATGACAAATATACTTATTAATTTGTTTCATAAATAAGTTTTTTTATCGAATTTAGCTTTAAAATATCATACATCAATAAAATCTGAAATATGGAAAACAAAAAAAAACTCACCAATTCTGTAGGCGCTCCCTATTATGAGCATCAGGATTCACAGACTGTTGGCCCACGCGGTCCGGTTCTGCTACAGGATTTCATTCTTCAGGAAAATCTTGCGCATTTTGTAAGAGAGAGAATTCCCGAAAGAATCGTTCACGCCAAAGGTTCTGGTGCGTACGGGACTTTTACGGTGACACAAGACATCAGTCATTTGACAAGAGCAAAAATATTTTCCCAAGTTGGAAACTCTTGCAAAATGTTTGCAAGATTCTCAACCGTTGGTGGCGAAATGGGAAGCGCCGATACAGAAAGAGACCCAAGAGGTTTCGCTTTGAAATTTTATACCGAAGACGGAAATTGGGATCTGGTTGGAAACAACACGCCGGTTTTCTTTATTAAGGATGCTAAGAAATTCCCAGACTTCATTCATACTCAAAAACGTGTTCCGAAAACCAATCTGAAAAGCAAAACAATGGTTTGGGATTTCTGGTCTTTGAATCCGGAATCGCTTCATCAAGTTTTGATCTTAATGTCAGACAGAGGAACACCTCACGGATACAGACATATGCACGGATTCGGAAGCCACACTTTTTCTTTGATCAATGCAAACAATGAAAGAACTTGGGTCAAATTCCATTTCAAAACGCAACAAGGCATCAAAAACTTCACAGATGATGAAGCCACAAAAATGAAAGGCGAAAACCCAGATTTCTCACAAGAAGATCTGGTGAATGAGATCGAGGCTGGAAATTTCCCAAAATGGAAACTTTACATCCAAACAATGACCGAAGAGCAAGCGAAAGAATGGCGTTGGAATCCTTTCGACGTCACGAAAGTTTGGTTCCAAGACGAATTCCCATTGCAAGAAGTTGGCGTGATGGAACTGAATGAAGTGCCAAGAAATTATTTCGTTCACGTAGAACAATCTGCTTTTGCACCAAGCCATTTGGTGGACGGCATCAGTTTTTCTCCAGACAAAATGTTGCAAGGAAGATTATTCTCCTATGCCGATGCACACAGATATAGATTGGGTGTTAATTCTCATCAACTGGAAGTTAACAAATGTCCTTTCGCAGTGAACAATTTCCAAAGAGCAGGACATATGGCAGACGATTCTGACTATGGCGACAAACCAAACTATTTCCCAAACAGTTTCAGCGATGTGGAACCTACGGAATCTTACAAGAATTTGGAATATGATCTGGACAATTCCCGCGTTGCCCATTTCGACAGAAATCAAAATGATGATGACCATTACACGCAGCCTGGATTGTTTTATACTAAAGCTTTAGACCAAGAAGCGAGAACGGCTTTGGTAAACAACATCGTTGGTCATCTCGGCGGTGTTGATGGACCAAAACGTGACGAGATCATCAACCGCCAGCTTTGTCATTTCTTCCGAGCGAACATCGAGCTTGGAATGAGAGTGGCTCAAGGAATTGGTGTCAACATCGATACTAATATGATGAATCACACCAAATAAACTTTGGGATTATAGAAAAATAAAACATAGACAATTAAAATAGAACCTTCCGCCTTTTTTCGGAAGGTTTTTTTATTAACATTAATGTCACATTCAAAATAAAGTAAATTTTATGAAAAGTTCATAAATTGAAAGTTTAAATTAATTTATAAGTAAATGAAAAGAATTTTTACCTCATTAATCGCAACCGCGGCGCCTTTATTTGTAATGTCTCAAAATGTTAATATCAATATTTTGAAGGACATAAATCCAGGCTCAGAAGGCTCATCAATCTCACAATTAAAAACCTTTGGAAACAAACTCTATTTCTCTGCCGATGATGGCATTCACGAAAATGAACTTTGGGTTACAGACGGCACCAGCACAGGAACTAGACTTGTGAAAGACATCAATCCAACTGGAAATTCAGGCATTGTAGAACTCACAGAAGCAGGCGGAAAATTGGTATTCAGTGCGTTCGACGGAAGCACCGGAATCGAATTGTGGGTGACCGATGGAACAGAAGCAGGAACCAAACTACTAAAAGATATTTATCCAGGCGAATCAAGTTCCGTTGCCTTGAATTTTAAACAATACGGGAACAGAGCAATCTTTGTTGCCAATGACGGCACTCACGGTGAAGAAGTTTGGATCACAGATGGTACAGAAGCAGGAACGTATATGATAAAAGACATTGCGCCAGGAAGCGAAAGTTCCTATTCATCTGACTTTACAGAATACAAAGGCAAAATATACTTCCAGGCCAGCAATGGAATCGATGGTTGGGAACTTTGGACCACAGACGGCACAGAAGCAGGAACTTATATGGTGAAAGATATTTTCGCGGGCTCAGACTCTTCGCCAAGAAGATTTAAAGTTTTCAACGACAAACTTTTCTTCCGAGCAGATGACGAAAACGGTGATGAACTTTGGGTGACAGACGGAACCGAAGCGGGAACTTTGCTTGTGAAAGACATCAATCCAACCGAAGGATCAAGCATCAACGAATTTGTTGAGATCAATGGAAGATTATGCTTCAGAGCGACTGATGGCGTTCACGGTGCTGAACTTTGGACCACAGACGGCACAGAAGCTGGGACAGTTCTTGTGAAAGACATTAATCCTGGAGGTGCAGATTCTTTCCCAGGAGCGTTGACGGTTTTCAACGACAAAGTTTATTTCCAGGCAACAGACGGCGTGCATTCAGAAGAACTTTGGGTGAGTGACGGAACGCCGAACGGAACTTATATGGTAAAAGACATCAATCCAGATAGTTATTCTGCACCAAACTTCTTTGCCACCTTCAAAGACAAATTGTTCTTTGTGGCCATAGATGGAAGCAACGGCAGCGAACTGTGGATGACAGACGGTTCAGAAAATGGAACTGTAAAATTGACACCACCAAATGCGACCGAACCAAGCCCTTTATATTTCCTACCGTTCTTCACAGAATTTAACAATGAGTTGTTTTTCAAAGCTGAATTTGACGATCAAGGCGTGGAACTCTGGAAACTTTCTCTCGGAGAATTAAATGTTACCGATGTTCAAAAATCGCTTACCATTCAGATTTATCCGAATCCTGTGCAATCAGAATTGAAAGTTCAAACGGCCAACAAGGAAATCATCGACCAACTTTCTATCTACGGATTAGACGGAAAATTAATTAAAACAAGCCATCCTAAAAGCAACAATCCAGCGATCAATGTTTCTCAACTTTCAAAAGGAACTTACCTTCTCGAAGTTCAGACATCGAAAGGAAAAACAAATAAGAAGTTCATTAAAAATTAATTCTTTGCTTTTTTAAAATCTAAAATCAGTCTCAATCTTAGAGGCTGATTTTTTTTGATCATCAAACAAAGGCTAATTGATTTATATTTAACCATATATTTTCTATATTCGCTTCCCTATAATTTTATTTATGACAAAATTTTTATTCTCTGTAGCCACTGCTTTTTTATCAATTTCAATATCTGCACAACAACAAAAAATATCTTTTGAAACGTCCGAAGGTTACAATCTCGGAACCGTTATCGGACAAAAAGAATGGACTGTGAAAACGGATAATGTTCCGAATAATAATTTCAAAGTTGTATCTGGAAATGCGACCGATGGCAATAATTCTGTGGAAGTGACAAGCACAGACGACTACACAGGAAATATGACTTACCTCTTCAAAAAAATCCCAGAATACAACAGACTTTCGGTTTCTGCAGATATAAAGCTGGAAAAATTGGAGAGTTCCGAATATTATATGCTGTCATTATATTATAACAACAATGGGAATTATTCTTGGGCTGGAGGATTCAATTTTTTAATCAGTGGAAATTTTTATGCTGATAATGATCTCAATTTTCAAGCTCTCGGAACGTGGATTCCAGGAAAATGGTATAATTTAAAAATCGAAATCGACCACGTTACTGAAAAAAACATCAAATATTATCTTGACAATCAATTGGTCCACACTTCCGCACTCAGTTCTAAAGTTGTGAGAGTGAATGATTTGAATTTTGAATTTGATAATGACGGCAGTGGTTTTATCGTCGATAACATCATCATAAAAGATATGGATCAATTGGCTGTGAACGAAATCAACAAAACCAAGATCAGTATTTTCCCAAATCCAAGTTCAGATTTCATTAATATTAAGTCTGACGAAGAAATCAAATCACTCAAAATTTATGACGTCAAAGGTTCATTAATAAAATCTGACAACACTTCGAAAATCGATATTTCTGCTTTCCCAAAAGGAAACTACATCATTTCCATCGAAACAAAATCTGG belongs to Chryseobacterium sp. KACC 21268 and includes:
- a CDS encoding catalase; protein product: MENKKKLTNSVGAPYYEHQDSQTVGPRGPVLLQDFILQENLAHFVRERIPERIVHAKGSGAYGTFTVTQDISHLTRAKIFSQVGNSCKMFARFSTVGGEMGSADTERDPRGFALKFYTEDGNWDLVGNNTPVFFIKDAKKFPDFIHTQKRVPKTNLKSKTMVWDFWSLNPESLHQVLILMSDRGTPHGYRHMHGFGSHTFSLINANNERTWVKFHFKTQQGIKNFTDDEATKMKGENPDFSQEDLVNEIEAGNFPKWKLYIQTMTEEQAKEWRWNPFDVTKVWFQDEFPLQEVGVMELNEVPRNYFVHVEQSAFAPSHLVDGISFSPDKMLQGRLFSYADAHRYRLGVNSHQLEVNKCPFAVNNFQRAGHMADDSDYGDKPNYFPNSFSDVEPTESYKNLEYDLDNSRVAHFDRNQNDDDHYTQPGLFYTKALDQEARTALVNNIVGHLGGVDGPKRDEIINRQLCHFFRANIELGMRVAQGIGVNIDTNMMNHTK
- a CDS encoding T9SS type A sorting domain-containing protein; the encoded protein is MKRIFTSLIATAAPLFVMSQNVNINILKDINPGSEGSSISQLKTFGNKLYFSADDGIHENELWVTDGTSTGTRLVKDINPTGNSGIVELTEAGGKLVFSAFDGSTGIELWVTDGTEAGTKLLKDIYPGESSSVALNFKQYGNRAIFVANDGTHGEEVWITDGTEAGTYMIKDIAPGSESSYSSDFTEYKGKIYFQASNGIDGWELWTTDGTEAGTYMVKDIFAGSDSSPRRFKVFNDKLFFRADDENGDELWVTDGTEAGTLLVKDINPTEGSSINEFVEINGRLCFRATDGVHGAELWTTDGTEAGTVLVKDINPGGADSFPGALTVFNDKVYFQATDGVHSEELWVSDGTPNGTYMVKDINPDSYSAPNFFATFKDKLFFVAIDGSNGSELWMTDGSENGTVKLTPPNATEPSPLYFLPFFTEFNNELFFKAEFDDQGVELWKLSLGELNVTDVQKSLTIQIYPNPVQSELKVQTANKEIIDQLSIYGLDGKLIKTSHPKSNNPAINVSQLSKGTYLLEVQTSKGKTNKKFIKN
- a CDS encoding T9SS type A sorting domain-containing protein, which codes for MTKFLFSVATAFLSISISAQQQKISFETSEGYNLGTVIGQKEWTVKTDNVPNNNFKVVSGNATDGNNSVEVTSTDDYTGNMTYLFKKIPEYNRLSVSADIKLEKLESSEYYMLSLYYNNNGNYSWAGGFNFLISGNFYADNDLNFQALGTWIPGKWYNLKIEIDHVTEKNIKYYLDNQLVHTSALSSKVVRVNDLNFEFDNDGSGFIVDNIIIKDMDQLAVNEINKTKISIFPNPSSDFINIKSDEEIKSLKIYDVKGSLIKSDNTSKIDISAFPKGNYIISIETKSGTETKKFIKN